One segment of Primulina tabacum isolate GXHZ01 chromosome 14, ASM2559414v2, whole genome shotgun sequence DNA contains the following:
- the LOC142524936 gene encoding uncharacterized protein LOC142524936: MGFLKEEKTLKKLVFTIPRWIKTLFFLVAMLISLLLFSAPVLLVIADSLLPSALLSVALPPPAPPITLRTLYLYLRDYDFRDSLIDIPLISIIRSAIILCVYSFCDGPSLSRGPYLAIATVCSAASLVFVSLKASYVYMMSNSRGGGAVEAALFVCSLVMAIGHVVVAYRTSCRERRKLLVYKIDIEAVSAWKKGYPPYQKYSKKEQQCK; the protein is encoded by the exons ATGGGATTCCTGAAAGAAGAAAAAACATTGAAGAAATTGGTATTTACAATCCCAAGATGGATCAAAACCCTGTTTTTCTTGGTCGCCATGTTGATCTCTTTGCTGTTGTTTTCAGCTCCGGTTCTGTTAGTCATCGCTGATTCTCTGCTCCCCTCCGCCCTGCTCTCGGTGGCCCTGCCGCCGCCAGCGCCGCCAATCACCCTCCGGACACTGTATCTGTACCTTAGAGACTATGACTTCCGAGACTCCCTCATAGATATCCCTCTCATATCTATCATCCGCTCCGCCATCATTTTGT GCGTTTACAGTTTCTGCGACGGCCCGAGTTTATCAAGGGGGCCGTACCTGGCGATCGCCACCGTTTGCTCGGCGGCTTCGCTGGTGTTTGTGTCGTTGAAGGCTTCGTATGTGTACATGATGAGTAATTCAAGAGGCGGTGGCGCGGTGGAGGCGGCGCTGTTCGTCTGTTCTCTGGTGATGGCGATTGGCCATGTAGTGGTGGCGTACAGGACCAGCTGCCGGGAGAGAAGAAAGCTTCTGGTCTACAAAATTGATATCGAGGCA GTCTCCGCATGGAAGAAAGGGTATCCCCCATATCAAAAGTATTCCAAGAAAGAGCAACaatgtaaataa
- the LOC142524232 gene encoding protein yippee-like yields the protein MGRVFAVTLEGKIYSCKHCGTHLAVSEDIISKSFYCKHGKAYLFDKVVNVTLGEKEERLMTTGMHVAADIFCVRCGSVVGWKYETAQEKSQKYKEGRSVLERFKISGPDGSSYWVGHEAHAGGSDADEAA from the exons ATGGGGAGGGTGTTTGCTGTTACTCTTGAAGGGAAGATTTACAGCTGCAAGCACTGTGGGACTCATCTTGCTGTCAGTGAAGATATCATCTCCAAG TCGTTCTACTGCAAGCACGGGAAGGCTTATCTCTTCGATAAGGT AGTTAATGTAACTCTCGGGGAGAAGGAAGAGAGATTAATGACAACAGGAATGCATGTAGCTGCAGATATCTTCTGCGTCAGATGTGGTTCAGTTGTTGGATGGAAATAT GAAACTGCGcaagaaaaaagtcaaaagTACAAGGAAGGCAGATCAGTTCTTGAACG GTTCAAGATTTCCGGCCCCGATGGAAGTAGTTATTGGGTTGGCCATGAAGCCCATGCTGGGGGAAGTGATGCTGATGAGGCGGCCTGA